A single window of Lutzomyia longipalpis isolate SR_M1_2022 chromosome 1, ASM2433408v1 DNA harbors:
- the LOC129787771 gene encoding uncharacterized protein LOC129787771 isoform X2 gives MNDPGGKVVSSPLASSRSILREINRMEIAMQAPQKSQQLSLRPEFEDLQPSSGNFIDNLHPEAALVEQEREGKSPNSEDHQGGSYCSALSSDDEAFVECHSYIGDQTVDNSVLLNATVDVAVNEKEVQDQLSCTFDSGTGDTNTAKSPGKADVNLIATEFVEEIVSKALSAVLPVAPPAAVEEKAADEEKEVVVEKKVVKEKEVVEEKKLVDEKQLPHELEEVNKTIDLLPSPTIEDKLDKTIEVDEKTAANSTVIIETDKKNISIDEEILKLTENLSKITIPRESDEKDQNQQEEEQSPCNFNGTFDVSMKSVGDLNETIVLSNDLPSNDFVKNSVSPKAAPAGELCEELRENPVKEVQSGETCKMPETELNVSRNGSFDESRDSPQTPSVASSVSNLANQPDSASNTFVENLITENVDFAFKVPDVPGDGMKKKLFGKGQQDIPADIAIPDTEFQSGNEFEFTESHFDYLLTRGNNCGGPIDRNSLLLRFDPLLNQPVPVQTQLKASIRQQQQQEKLEEVTEEEEEGGARCEEFGGDTPNLEDTVAPCMSENEEIGFCVNNSESSPVATASCEYAKDLNSESDSYKDCLSQASSDATMSVDVIKDVASDEVKSVVNINSEDSFRKEYKMAELEKKIKNEVLKTEDIEKKLKEAEAREENLLKRLTENQKTITKMTGVLEAYEKTIAELIAEKQQLIESYEKKCSDLQNERDVNFQHLTSLEATFTDLHAKYERSKQITTALKKSEENLMAEKKQCLENLQLQEQRYEKMKSHAMQQLELANGKLDVMLKTHGQETAKLKALLKKEEISRLSTNEQLIQKTRENEELVKICDELINGSAPTS, from the exons GCGCCACAGAAGTCACAGCAGTTGAGCCTGCGTCCGGAGTTTGAAG ACCTCCAACCATCATCggggaattttattgataactTGCATCCGGAAGCTGCATTGGTGGAGCAAGAAA ggGAAGGAAAAAGCCCCAATTCAGAGGATCATCAAGGTGGTTCCTATTGCAGTGCTTTATCGTCCGATGACGAAGCATTTGTTGAGTGTCACTCCTACATTGGTGATCAAACGGTGGACAATTCTGTTCTTCTCAATGCAACTGTTGATGTTGCTGTGAATGAGAAGGAAGTTCAGGATCAACTTTCTTGTACATTTGATAGTGGAACAGGAGATacaaacacagctaaaagtccTGGGAAAGCTGATGTGAATCTCATTGCAACGGAATTTGTGGAAGAGATTGTTTCAAAGGCTCTCTCTGCTGTACTTCCTGTAGCTCCTCCTGCTGCGGTTGAAGAGAAAGCAGCAGATGAAGAGAAGGAAGTTGttgtagagaaaaaagttGTTAAGGAGAAGGAagttgttgaagagaaaaaacttGTTGATGAGAAACAATTACCTCATGAGCTTGAGGAAGTTAATAAAACAATTGATTTACTTCCAAGTCCAACAATAGAGGATAAATTAGATAAAACGATAGAAGTTGATGAGAAAACAGCTGCCAATTCCACAGTTATCATTGAAACGGataaaaagaacatttcaattgatgaggaaattctcaaattaactgaaaatctttcaaagatCACAATTCCGCGGGAAAGTGACGAAAAGGATCAAAATCAGCAAGAAGAAGAACAATCTCCTTGCAATTTCAATGGGACATTTGATGTTTCCATGAAAAGTGTTGGTGATCTCAATGAGACAATTGTTCTTTCCAATGATCTACCTTCGAAtgattttgtaaagaattcaGTGAGTCCCAAAGCAGCTCCTGCTGGTGAATTGTGTGAAGAATTACGTGAAAATCCCGTGAAAGAAGTGCAAAGTGGTGAAACGTGCAAAATGCCAGAGACTGAATTGAATGTTAGTCGAAATGGGAGTTTTGATGAATCAAGAGATTCCCCGCAAACCCCATCAGTTGCATCGTCAGTGAGTAATTTAGCAAATCAACCCGATAGTGCCAGCAATACATTTGTTGAGAATCTTATTACGGAAAATGTGGATTTTGCATTCAAAGTGCCAGATGTGCCGGGAGATGGGATGAAGAAGAAACTCTTCGGCAAGGGGCAGCAGGATATTCCAGCTGATATTGCCATTCCCGACACGGAATTTCAATCTGGGAATgaat TTGAATTCACGGAATCGCATTTTGATTATTTGTTGACGAGAGGAAACAATTGTGGAGGCCCAATTGATCGGAATTCACTTCTATTGCGCTTCGATCCGCTTCTCAATCAACCTGTCCCAGTTCAGACGCAACTAAAGGCATCAATacggcagcagcagcagcaggagAAGCTTGAGGAGGTGActgaggaggaggaagaaggAGGAGCACGGTGTGAGGAATTCGGGGGTGATACACCGAATCTGGAGGACACCGTGGCACCGTGTATGTCGGAGAATGAAGAAATAGGGTTTTGTGTGAATAATTCCGAAAGCTCCCCAGTGGCCACGGCATCGTGTGAATACGCAAAAGATCTCAACTCAGAGAGTGATAGCTACAAAGATTGCCTCAGTCAGGCGTCGAGTGATGCAACGATGAGCGTCGACGTTATTAAGGACGTTGCATCTGATGAAGTTAAATCTGTAGTCAATATTAA ttcCGAAGATTCATTCAGGAAGGAGTACAAGATGGCAGAattggagaagaaaataaagaatgaagTCCTCAAGACGGAGGACATTGAGAAGAAGCTAAAGGAGGCGGAGGCACGCGAAGAGAATCTCCTGAAGCGCTTAACAGAGAACCAAAAGACCATCACAAAGATGACGGGCGTCCTGGAGGCGTATGAGAAAACAATAGCAGAACTAATTGCGGAAAAGCAACAATTAATTGAGTCGTACGAAAAGAAATGTAGTGATCTACAAAATGAGAGAGACGTCAACTTCCAACATCTTACTTCCCTCGAAGCAACCTTCACAGATCTTCACGC GAAATACGAGAGAAGCAAACAAATTACGACGGCACTAAAGAAATCAGAAGAGAATCTCATGGCAGAGAAGAAGCAATGCCTTGAGAATTTGCAATTGCAGGAGCAGCGCTATGAGAAGATGAAGAGTCACGCGATGCAACAGCTggaatt agcAAATGGCAAATTGGACGTAATGCTGAAGACGCATGGGCAGGAGACGGCAAAGCTGAAGGCACTGCTGAAGAAGGAGGAAATTTCGCGGCTGTCCACGAATGAGCAGCTAATCCAGAAGACGCGTGAAAATGAGGAACTCGTGAAGATTTGTGATGAGCTTATAAATGGAAGTGCGCCAACAAGTTAA
- the LOC129787771 gene encoding uncharacterized protein LOC129787771 isoform X1, producing MDFILSKIISRPRSVSADAKGCHQQTANGGIIESGNSVEAPQKSQQLSLRPEFEDLQPSSGNFIDNLHPEAALVEQEREGKSPNSEDHQGGSYCSALSSDDEAFVECHSYIGDQTVDNSVLLNATVDVAVNEKEVQDQLSCTFDSGTGDTNTAKSPGKADVNLIATEFVEEIVSKALSAVLPVAPPAAVEEKAADEEKEVVVEKKVVKEKEVVEEKKLVDEKQLPHELEEVNKTIDLLPSPTIEDKLDKTIEVDEKTAANSTVIIETDKKNISIDEEILKLTENLSKITIPRESDEKDQNQQEEEQSPCNFNGTFDVSMKSVGDLNETIVLSNDLPSNDFVKNSVSPKAAPAGELCEELRENPVKEVQSGETCKMPETELNVSRNGSFDESRDSPQTPSVASSVSNLANQPDSASNTFVENLITENVDFAFKVPDVPGDGMKKKLFGKGQQDIPADIAIPDTEFQSGNEFEFTESHFDYLLTRGNNCGGPIDRNSLLLRFDPLLNQPVPVQTQLKASIRQQQQQEKLEEVTEEEEEGGARCEEFGGDTPNLEDTVAPCMSENEEIGFCVNNSESSPVATASCEYAKDLNSESDSYKDCLSQASSDATMSVDVIKDVASDEVKSVVNINSEDSFRKEYKMAELEKKIKNEVLKTEDIEKKLKEAEAREENLLKRLTENQKTITKMTGVLEAYEKTIAELIAEKQQLIESYEKKCSDLQNERDVNFQHLTSLEATFTDLHAKYERSKQITTALKKSEENLMAEKKQCLENLQLQEQRYEKMKSHAMQQLELANGKLDVMLKTHGQETAKLKALLKKEEISRLSTNEQLIQKTRENEELVKICDELINGSAPTS from the exons GCGCCACAGAAGTCACAGCAGTTGAGCCTGCGTCCGGAGTTTGAAG ACCTCCAACCATCATCggggaattttattgataactTGCATCCGGAAGCTGCATTGGTGGAGCAAGAAA ggGAAGGAAAAAGCCCCAATTCAGAGGATCATCAAGGTGGTTCCTATTGCAGTGCTTTATCGTCCGATGACGAAGCATTTGTTGAGTGTCACTCCTACATTGGTGATCAAACGGTGGACAATTCTGTTCTTCTCAATGCAACTGTTGATGTTGCTGTGAATGAGAAGGAAGTTCAGGATCAACTTTCTTGTACATTTGATAGTGGAACAGGAGATacaaacacagctaaaagtccTGGGAAAGCTGATGTGAATCTCATTGCAACGGAATTTGTGGAAGAGATTGTTTCAAAGGCTCTCTCTGCTGTACTTCCTGTAGCTCCTCCTGCTGCGGTTGAAGAGAAAGCAGCAGATGAAGAGAAGGAAGTTGttgtagagaaaaaagttGTTAAGGAGAAGGAagttgttgaagagaaaaaacttGTTGATGAGAAACAATTACCTCATGAGCTTGAGGAAGTTAATAAAACAATTGATTTACTTCCAAGTCCAACAATAGAGGATAAATTAGATAAAACGATAGAAGTTGATGAGAAAACAGCTGCCAATTCCACAGTTATCATTGAAACGGataaaaagaacatttcaattgatgaggaaattctcaaattaactgaaaatctttcaaagatCACAATTCCGCGGGAAAGTGACGAAAAGGATCAAAATCAGCAAGAAGAAGAACAATCTCCTTGCAATTTCAATGGGACATTTGATGTTTCCATGAAAAGTGTTGGTGATCTCAATGAGACAATTGTTCTTTCCAATGATCTACCTTCGAAtgattttgtaaagaattcaGTGAGTCCCAAAGCAGCTCCTGCTGGTGAATTGTGTGAAGAATTACGTGAAAATCCCGTGAAAGAAGTGCAAAGTGGTGAAACGTGCAAAATGCCAGAGACTGAATTGAATGTTAGTCGAAATGGGAGTTTTGATGAATCAAGAGATTCCCCGCAAACCCCATCAGTTGCATCGTCAGTGAGTAATTTAGCAAATCAACCCGATAGTGCCAGCAATACATTTGTTGAGAATCTTATTACGGAAAATGTGGATTTTGCATTCAAAGTGCCAGATGTGCCGGGAGATGGGATGAAGAAGAAACTCTTCGGCAAGGGGCAGCAGGATATTCCAGCTGATATTGCCATTCCCGACACGGAATTTCAATCTGGGAATgaat TTGAATTCACGGAATCGCATTTTGATTATTTGTTGACGAGAGGAAACAATTGTGGAGGCCCAATTGATCGGAATTCACTTCTATTGCGCTTCGATCCGCTTCTCAATCAACCTGTCCCAGTTCAGACGCAACTAAAGGCATCAATacggcagcagcagcagcaggagAAGCTTGAGGAGGTGActgaggaggaggaagaaggAGGAGCACGGTGTGAGGAATTCGGGGGTGATACACCGAATCTGGAGGACACCGTGGCACCGTGTATGTCGGAGAATGAAGAAATAGGGTTTTGTGTGAATAATTCCGAAAGCTCCCCAGTGGCCACGGCATCGTGTGAATACGCAAAAGATCTCAACTCAGAGAGTGATAGCTACAAAGATTGCCTCAGTCAGGCGTCGAGTGATGCAACGATGAGCGTCGACGTTATTAAGGACGTTGCATCTGATGAAGTTAAATCTGTAGTCAATATTAA ttcCGAAGATTCATTCAGGAAGGAGTACAAGATGGCAGAattggagaagaaaataaagaatgaagTCCTCAAGACGGAGGACATTGAGAAGAAGCTAAAGGAGGCGGAGGCACGCGAAGAGAATCTCCTGAAGCGCTTAACAGAGAACCAAAAGACCATCACAAAGATGACGGGCGTCCTGGAGGCGTATGAGAAAACAATAGCAGAACTAATTGCGGAAAAGCAACAATTAATTGAGTCGTACGAAAAGAAATGTAGTGATCTACAAAATGAGAGAGACGTCAACTTCCAACATCTTACTTCCCTCGAAGCAACCTTCACAGATCTTCACGC GAAATACGAGAGAAGCAAACAAATTACGACGGCACTAAAGAAATCAGAAGAGAATCTCATGGCAGAGAAGAAGCAATGCCTTGAGAATTTGCAATTGCAGGAGCAGCGCTATGAGAAGATGAAGAGTCACGCGATGCAACAGCTggaatt agcAAATGGCAAATTGGACGTAATGCTGAAGACGCATGGGCAGGAGACGGCAAAGCTGAAGGCACTGCTGAAGAAGGAGGAAATTTCGCGGCTGTCCACGAATGAGCAGCTAATCCAGAAGACGCGTGAAAATGAGGAACTCGTGAAGATTTGTGATGAGCTTATAAATGGAAGTGCGCCAACAAGTTAA
- the LOC129787774 gene encoding glycylpeptide N-tetradecanoyltransferase, with the protein METNGNEKVPGKSKQHQRKRKDQRRGEEKVVDAKEEVKPVEVQQQGAGEMEPQGTSEDVLNNMRGLVEQLKVGSKYLMRTPKTPEEANQRSFKFWSTQPVPKLDETISTNEPIDAARDVAAIRQDPYSLPDGFKWDTLVIDEKDVLQELYTLLNENYVEDEDAMFRFDYQPDFLRWALQPPGWRTEWHVGVRVVKSGRLVGFISAIPGQVRIYDKVETVVEINFLCVHKKLRAKRVAPVLIREITRRVNLTGIFQAVYTAGVVLPKPVSTCRYWHRSLNPRKLIEVNFSHLTRNMTMQRTVKLYKLPETTKTPGFRKLTPRDIPEAHKLLDAYLKKFNLTPVFTEEEFRHWITPREGIVDSFVVVNDAGVVTDLVSYYTLPSTVMHHAAHKYVKAAYSFYNVSTVTPWPQLIQDALISAKTLNFDVFNALDLMENHKFLQELKFGIGDGNLQYYLYNWRCPSMKPEDIGLILL; encoded by the coding sequence ATGGAGACGAATGGCAATGAGAAGGTGCCCGGAAAGTCAAAGCAGCACCAGCGAAAGCGAAAAGATCAACGACGCGGGGAGGAAAAAGTGGTGGATGCGAAGGAGGAGGTGAAACCGGTGGAGGTGCAGCAGCAGGGTGCTGGTGAGATGGAGCCGCAGGGAACGAGTGAGGATGTGCTGAACAATATGCGAGGATTGGTGGAGCAGCTGAAGGTGGGGTCAAAGTACCTCATGCGTACACCGAAGACACCCGAGGAGGCAAATCAGCGCTCCTTCAAGTTCTGGTCAACGCAACCCGTGCCGAAGCTCGATGAGACCATCTCCACGAATGAGCCAATTGATGCAGCACGCGATGTTGCAGCCATACGGCAGGATCCGTACAGCCTTCCGGATGGCTTCAAATGGGACACGCTGGTGATTGATGAGAAGGACGTGCTGCAGGAGCTGTACACGTTGCTCAATGAGAACTACGTGGAGGATGAGGATGCGATGTTTCGCTTTGACTACCAACCGGACTTCCTCCGGTGGGCCCTTCAGCCACCTGGTTGGCGTACCGAATGGCACGTTGGGGTGCGCGTTGTCAAGTCCGGACGCCTTGTGGGCTTCATTTCTGCCATTCCCGGGCAGGTGCGCATCTACGACAAAGTGGAAACCGTGGTTGAGATCAACTTTCTCTGTGTCCACAAGAAATTACGCGCAAAGCGCGTAGCTCCGGTGCTAATACGCGAAATTACGCGCCGTGTCAATCTCACGGGGATCTTTCAGGCTGTCTACACGGCGGGTGTTGTTCTGCCGAAGCCCGTCTCCACATGCCGCTACTGGCATCGTTCCCTCAATCCCCGGAAGCTCATTGAGGTGAACTTCTCGCACTTGACGCGCAACATGACGATGCAGCGAACGGTCAAGTTGTACAAATTGCCCGAAACAACGAAGACTCCCGGCTTCCGGAAGCTCACCCCGCGTGACATTCCGGAGGCGCACAAGTTGCTTGATGCGTACCTGAAGAAGTTCAACTTGACGCCCGTCTTCACGGAGGAGGAATTTCGGCACTGGATCACCCCACGTGAGGGCATCGTTGATAGCTTTGTCGTCGTGAATGACGCCGGTGTGGTCACGGATCTCGTGAGCTACTACACACTCCCATCCACGGTGATGCATCATGCGGCACACAAGTACGTGAAGGCGGCGTACTCCTTTTACAACGTCTCCACTGTGACACCGTGGCCACAGCTCATTCAGGATGCACTCATTTCGGCAAAAACCCTCAATTTTGACGTGTTCAACGCTCTGGATCTCATGGAGAACCACAAATTCCTGCAGGAGCTGAAATTTGGCATTGGCGATGGGAATTTGCAGTACTACTTGTACAATTGGCGCTGCCCCAGCATGAAACCCGAAGACATTGGGCTGATTCTCCTTTAG